The Naumovozyma castellii chromosome 4, complete genome genome contains a region encoding:
- the RSM23 gene encoding mitochondrial 37S ribosomal protein mS29 (ancestral locus Anc_6.227) has translation MVSQLSIQIRRLSIQSMVRATAPSKGQTQGFARKQQSSSGNKKSSRKKIGRDTLYKNWENTVHTAKLNKSAVSVSLPTFRPTAAEPCLVNAFSNDQYKSLFHMGTFKKGQFNELFPKPVALVRESSTLKFFKLLKESKDRKYILTGEPGVGKTVLLTQIQALAVDSKYLSLHISYPDLFLNGTNNFFYDDASKLYIQPMYLKKLLRKIRKSNSEQILKSIPLKNDYKLANANPEDSSMKPFIQLTAKKNTLWDLLAAKIQPRHRGNQFEGVINEMALQKATPVYFTVDNFSKILTDAFSAYKNVNNKPIYSLDLQMGKIIMNIVSGNTTFANPESAVVLSISGVDRTNRTLPVALDKVKEDPYVSRHYYEPKFVELMRKGNVKEFEVTKLDKDEVKQLLQFYIQSGIVLDKDTSIDLNTLVNEKYFLSGNGNPRELIKSLVLQHR, from the coding sequence ATGGTATCACAACTCTCCATTCAAATAAGGAGGCTTTCCATTCAATCAATGGTCAGAGCCACCGCTCCTTCAAAGGGTCAGACGCAAGGGTTCGCAAGGAAACAACAGTCGTCTTCAGGTAATAAAAAATCCTCCAGGAAGAAAATAGGCAGGGATACATTGTACAAGAATTGGGAAAACACTGTACATACTGCTAAATTGAATAAGAGTGCCGTCTCAGTGAGTCTTCCGACATTTCGTCCCACTGCTGCGGAACCATGTTTAGTAAACGCCTTTTCGAATGATCAATATAAGAGTTTATTTCACATGGGTACCTTTAAAAAGGGGCAATTCAACGAATTGTTTCCCAAACCAGTGGCTTTGGTAAGAGAGAGTTCCACTTTAAAGTTCTTCaaacttttgaaagaatCCAAGGATAGGAAGTATATATTGACAGGCGAACCAGGGGTGGGGAAAACGGTTTTATTGACACAAATACAAGCGCTTGCTGtggattcaaaatatttatccCTACACATCTCATACCCAGACTTGTTCTTAAATGGTACaaacaatttcttttatGATGATGCCTCTAAATTGTACATTCAACCAATGTATcttaagaaattattaagaaaaatacgTAAATCCAATTCTGAGCAAATATTAAAATCTATCCCATTAAAAAATGATTATAAATTAGCTAATGCAAACCCTGAAGATTCATCCATGAAACCTTTCATTCAATTAACGGCCAAGAAAAATACATTATGGGATCTATTAGCGGCAAAGATACAACCTCGTCATAGAGGCAACCAATTCGAAGGAGTTATTAACGAAATGGCTTTACAAAAGGCTACGCCAGTGTATTTCACTGTGGAcaacttttcaaaaatattgacTGATGCCTTCTCCGCATATAAGAACGTTAATAACAAACCAATCTATTCATTAGATCTGCAAATGgggaaaataataatgaatatagTTAGTGGTAATACCACTTTTGCAAATCCAGAGAGTGCTGTCGTATTGTCTATTTCCGGTGTGGATAGAACAAATAGAACTTTACCGGTTGCTTTAGATAAAGTGAAGGAGGATCCATATGTATCAAGACACTATTATGAACCAAAATTCGTGGAACTCATGCGCAAGGGAAATgtgaaagaatttgaagtaactaaattggataaagatgaagtgaaacaattattacAATTCTATATACAATCTGGCATTGTGTTAGATAAAGACACGAGTATTGATTTGAACACTTTGGTGAATGAAAAATACTTCCTAAGCGGAAATGGGAATCCAAGAGAGTTAATAAAGAGTTTGGTACTACAACATAGATAA
- the CEG1 gene encoding mRNA guanylyltransferase (ancestral locus Anc_6.228), translating into MEARLSPEIPGIIQPGNVTQDLKMMLCKLLNSPKPSKTFPGSQPVSFQHSDIEEKLMSQDYYVCEKTDGLRVLMFILINPITGEQGSFMIDRENNYYLVNGFKFPKLPQKKKEELLETLQDGTLLDGELVIQTNPMTKLKELRYLMFDCLAINGRSLMQSPTSSRLAHLGKDFFKPYYDLRSIYPNHCNTFPFKISMKHMDFSYALVKVANSLDKLPHLSDGLIFTPVKMPYNIGGKDSYLLKWKPEQENSVDFKLILEIPMVEDPSLPKKDPNRWYYNYDVKPTFNLYVWLGGADINTRLENFDQPFDKKEFDLLERTYKKFAELSISDEQWQELKSLEQPLNGRIVECTKDQETGTWSMLRFRDDKLNGNHTSVVQKVLESINDCVSLEDLEEVVPKIKESWDQRNSGNRNLNAPVNSKPTHRVNNSVPSHNIEEPKYVDDGDDWSD; encoded by the coding sequence ATGGAGGCAAGACTATCACCTGAAATTCCAGGTATTATCCAACCTGGTAATGTAACTCaggatttgaagatgatgcTTTGTAAACTTCTGAACTCACCTAAACCATCGAAGACGTTTCCTGGTTCACAACCTGTATCGTTTCAACATTCAGATATAGAGGAGAAACTAATGAGTCAAGATTATTACGTTTGTGAGAAAACTGATGGGTTGCGTGTGTTAATGTTTATCCTGATTAATCCAATTACAGGTGAACAAGGTTCGTTCATGATTGATAGAGagaacaattattatttagtCAATGGATTCAAATTCCCGAAGTTGCctcaaaagaagaaggaagaGTTGTTAGAGACGTTACAAGATGGTACTTTATTGGATGGTGAACTAGTTATTCAGACCAACCCCATGaccaaattgaaagaattaagaTATTTGATGTTTGATTGTTTGGCCATTAATGGGAGATCATTGATGCAATCACCTACCAGTTCTCGTCTAGCTCATTTGGGGAAAGATTTTTTCAAACCTTATTATGATTTGAGGTCCATATACCCCAATCATTGTAATACTTTCCCCTTCAAGATTTCCATGAAGCATATGGATTTCAGTTATGCCCTTGTGAAAGTGGCTAACAGTTTAGATAAATTACCTCATTTGTCAGATGGGTTGATTTTCACACCTGTAAAGATGCCTTATAACATTGGTGGTAAAGATTCgtatttattaaaatggAAACCTGAACAAGAGAATTCAGTggatttcaaattaatcTTAGAAATCCCCATGGTGGAGGACCCTTCGTTGCCAAAGAAGGATCCTAATAGATGGTATTATAATTATGACGTGAAACCTACATTTAACCTTTACGTTTGGTTAGGTGGTGCGGATATAAATACTAGattagaaaattttgatCAACCTTTTGATAAGAAGgaatttgatttattagaGAGGACTTACAAAAAATTTGCAGAATTATCGATATCAGATGAACAGTGGCAAGAATTGAAATCGTTGGAGCAACCGTTGAATGGGAGAATTGTGGAATGTACTAAAGATCAAGAGACAGGAACATGGAGTATGTTAAGATTTAGAGACGATAAATTAAATGGGAATCACACTTCTGTAGTACAGAAAGTTCTTGAAAGTATAAATGATTGTGTTTCCTTAGAAGATTTAGAGGAAGTGGTACCAAAGATAAAGGAATCATGGGATCAAAGAAATAGTGGGAACCGAAATCTTAATGCCCCTGTAAATTCGAAACCAACTCACCGTGTAAACAATTCTGTACCAAGTCACAATATTGAAGAACCCAAATATGTTGATGATGGAGATGATTGGTCTGATTAG
- the SNT2 gene encoding DNA-binding E3 ubiquitin-protein ligase SNT2 (ancestral locus Anc_6.229), producing MPSRRSTARDVNYAEHHEEEQEQNLDTDSTEQIVKRRHLNESPQNSNKDTNNSTSTSSKLKMKNLSTISSNGSSQQKFKYQKFLTDKSQKWNLIPLLPPSFRKDSRFSNILELDDALIDLSTHTLYNPETVLLEVNESIYMVSEPPGEPYYIGRVVDFVVKPEFKTMITKAKSMTSIFPAKYFNVRMNWYYRPRDIQERVPTYFDTRLVYASLHQDICPIGSYRGKCTVVHKDEWKKTLPKESELIVRPNVFYFDQLFDRYTLSYYTAYSTDLMLHNWDSTSSYLYALNKKVNFVYAETKYPLENIVKKYILEAEPEKEKSPTDIKEENDWDERCQLCREWCQLTQCLKCDECAASVHLYCLDPPLERKPNKDVVWVCFNCLKKQEGTPEALKNLKEEQELDQKFIQDTKLKVNQVAMDAIHSGIDHNKDNCWFQYLGQHMVSRMEDVLDESLFLPYPFKCSRVGVKYQWSESLVPWKIKPYNSENELERGTENTATLLWKFDPSRISLLELESYFQRCKEAIPKNLSIEPESCNFLDYVIQILVTNEYDTETSFKAVEANATRELLEEPTFTSAEMQRFESAVRKYGSQLRPVWKEVETQPMSMIVRFYYNWKKTTRGLQVRGKSHKKIQSSKRIQKKHEHGMTKIDHLPEELEHINKPAPQHTTEPEYKYIDDSSFETERLSLSGTIFKCLFCETNYSPMWYKVTGGTDDEHIKTRLQTGVNEKTETSEKDPSSKKDDSPLGALCIRCARLWRRYAIKWQPPLDILKKLAGTSMSTFHSNIGAVLEESNINAFFSSPKLAHMKGLEWELVQDSELITRQRLKIMQDPKEIQKRRRYATRFHTLLYRMVERPYDKNAYLPETMKIDLEDYLKKVAAETPSAENSSPPPKRAISESNTKKSKESIFTQPKNKKTDQKTKKKDQSKDVKKSGQETMGNAENNLKIKLYIKNIPVGDISVDQGFQFIQLDNEILKLFNLKKKKNKVASNKTEQIAEPKQIEFNTSTTQAKHTLRYHSDILSNENDTSSELRLYEREAQFTQNNTILPKPERSELEKLINHEKSAHKQPNTNHERGFCCVCKEQLSRAVALTCRNCGLTVHPTCYGVSSSITEDKKIFSKKSSKWICDPCSNDLNPLVSTNYQCTLCFAKESDYNASKNGESQACPDALKCTSTGKWCHVVCALLNDNVKVGDSSQLQPIRNCERVLFLNRLNSCDICERTGGGLARCDLCLKSFHATCAQDVKGYSVLFKKANVNEDYMGRYILNAEENERYVLKPIIICRDHAPDSLPEKNYFPLSYHMGNQFMMELYWNAFKEDTSLSDVASRYEEEKLLQRQPDAMLVNCKEDGLSCDNVADIQDTRICMNCGTDTSIFWYEGNVCHFCSCLKAQLEDDTNSAEYKIPVIVPIPNDVKLSLLENVAKESTKTI from the coding sequence ATGCCTAGTAGGAGATCCACAGCTAGAGATGTTAATTATGCCGAGCACCATGAAGAGGAGCAAGAACAAAACCTGGATACCGATTCAACGGAACAAATAGTAAAGAGAAGACACTTGAATGAATCTCCACAAAATTCTAATAAAGATACCAACAATTCTACTTCTACTTCTTCgaaattaaaaatgaagaatctgtccacaatatcatcaaatggCTCGAGTCAacaaaaattcaaataccAAAAATTCCTAACTGACAAATCTCAAAAATGGAACCTCATCCCGTTATTACCCCCATCATTTAGGAAGGATAGTCGGTTTTCTAACATTTTAGAGTTGGATGATGCACTAATTGACTTGTCCACTCATACTTTATACAATCCGGAAACTGTACTATTAGAAGTCAATGAATCAATATACATGGTCTCAGAGCCTCCCGGGGAACCATATTACATTGGTAGGGTTGTAGATTTCGTAGTAAAACCAGAGTTCAAAACTATGATAACAAAGGCCAAATCAATGACAAGCATATTTCCtgcaaaatatttcaatgtGCGAATGAATTGGTATTATAGACCCAGAGACATTCAAGAACGAGTCCCGACTTATTTTGACACAAGATTAGTATATGCATCGTTACACCAAGATATCTGTCCCATTGGATCATACAGAGGGAAATGTACTGTGGTCCATAAAGATGAATGGAAGAAAACTCTACCCAAGGAAAGTGAATTAATTGTGAGACCCAACGTCTTCTATTTCgatcaattatttgatagatACACTCTGTCATATTATACAGCTTATAGCACTGATTTAATGCTACATAATTGGGATAGTACCTCTTCCTACCTATATGCGCTGAATAAAAAGGTTAATTTTGTTTATGCAGAGACGAAGTACCCATTGGAAAACATAGTGAAAAAATACATCTTGGAAGCTGAGccagaaaaagaaaaatcaCCAACAGATATcaaggaagaaaatgattgGGACGAAAGGTGTCAGCTTTGTAGGGAATGGTGTCAGTTAACCCAATGTTTGAAATGTGATGAGTGCGCAGCGTCAGTGCATTTATATTGTCTAGACCCACCTTTGGAGAGGAAACCTAACAAAGACGTGGTGTGGGTTTGTTTTAACtgtttaaagaaacaagagGGTACTCCCGAAGCActcaaaaatttaaaagagGAACAGGAACTTGAccaaaaatttattcaagATACAAAGTTAAAAGTTAACCAGGTAGCTATGGATGCCATACATTCAGGTATTGACCACAATAAAGATAACTGTTGGTTTCAATATCTAGGCCAGCATATGGTCTCCCGTATGGAGGATGTTTTAGatgaatcattatttttgCCCTATCCGTTTAAATGTTCTAGAGTTGGGGTTAAATATCAATGGTCAGAATCATTAGTACcatggaaaataaaacctTATAATTCAGAAAATGAGTTGGAAAGAGGTACAGAAAATACAGCCACTTTACTATGGAAATTTGATCCTTCTAGGATATCCCTGTTAGAATTAGAATCTTACTTTCAGAGGTGTAAAGAAGCAATCCCTAAAAACTTATCAATAGAGCCAGAAAGTTGCAACTTTCTAGATTATGTGATACAAATATTGGTGACAAATGAATATGATACAGAAACATCTTTCAAAGCTGTTGAAGCGAACGCCACAAGAGAATTATTAGAGGAGCCAACATTTACGTCAGCAGAAATGCAGAGGTTTGAAAGTGCTGTTAGGAAATATGGTAGCCAATTGAGGCCAGTGTGGAAGGAAGTTGAAACACAACCTATGTCTATGATTGTTCGTTTCTACtacaattggaagaaaacAACAAGGGGGTTGCAAGTACGTGGAAAATCACATAAGAAAATTCAATCCTCTAAACGTATTCAGAAGAAGCATGAACATGGGATGACAAAAATAGACCATCTTCCCGAAGAGCTCGAGCACATCAATAAACCTGCCCCCCAGCATACTACAGAGCCagaatataaatatattgatgaCTCCTCATTTGAGACGGAGAGACTATCTCTTTCAGGTACTATTTTTAAATGTCTATTTTGTGAAACAAATTATTCTCCAATGTGGTATAAAGTTACCGGTGGAACGGATGATGAACATATCAAGACTAGACTTCAAACAGGTGTAAATGAGAAAACTGAAACATCTGAAAAAGACCCATCATCAAAGAAAGATGATTCCCCCTTGGGAGCACTTTGTATTAGATGTGCAAGACTTTGGAGAAGATATGCCATTAAATGGCAGCCTCCCTTAGATATTTTAAAGAAGCTCGCGGGAACCAGTATGTCAAcatttcattcaaatattggaGCGGTCTTGGAAGAGTCAAACATTAATGcctttttttcttctccaaaATTGGCACATATGAAAGGATTAGAATGGGAACTAGTTCAAGATTCAGAATTAATTACAAGACAaagattgaagataatGCAAGATCCAAAGGAGATTCAAAAGAGGAGAAGATATGCCACTAGATTTCATACATTGCTCTATAGAATGGTTGAAAGACCGTATGATAAAAATGCATATTTGCCAGAAACAATGAAGATCGACCTagaagattatttgaaaaaagtGGCAGCTGAGACTCCATCTGCGGAAAACAGTTCACCTCCTCCAAAAAGAGCTATTTCCGAGTCGAATACAAAAAAAAGTAAAGAATCTATTTTCACTCAACCtaagaataagaaaacTGATCAAAAGACTAAAAAGAAGGACCAGTCAAAAGATGTCAAAAAATCAGGTCAGGAGACTATGGGTAATGCcgaaaataatttgaagataaaactatatataaaaaatataccGGTAGGAGATATCTCGGTAGATCAAGGCTTTCAGTTCATTCAATTAGATAATGAAATCCTCAAACTTTTTAAcctgaaaaagaaaaagaataaagttGCATCCAATAAAACAGAACAAATTGCGGAACCCAAACAAATCGAGTTTAATACATCTACCACTCAGGCCAAACATACTCTACGATACCATTCAGATATATTAAGTAACGAGAACGACACAAGCAGTGAGTTAAGACTTTACGAGAGAGAAGCTCAATTCACTCAGAATAATACGATATTACCAAAACCTGAACGCTCAGAACTGGAAAAGTTAATAAACCACGAGAAGAGTGCTCATAAACAGCCAAACACTAATCACGAGAGGGGATTTTGCTGCGTATGTAAAGAACAATTATCAAGAGCTGTTGCATTAACATGCCGAAATTGCGGCCTTACTGTTCACCCAACTTGCTACGGTGTTTCATCAAGTATAACTGAGgacaaaaaaatattctccAAAAAATCAAGTAAATGGATTTGCGACCCTTGCTCTAATGACCTTAATCCACTGGTTTCAACCAACTATCAATGCACCTTATGTTTTGCCAAAGAATCTGATTATAATGCGTCAAAAAATGGGGAGTCGCAAGCCTGTCCTGATGCATTAAAGTGTACTTCAACAGGAAAATGGTGCCATGTTGTCTGTGCTCTTTTAAACGACAACGTCAAGGTGGGTGATTCGTCTCAACTGCAACCGATTAGAAATTGTGAGAGAGTACTTTTTTTAAATCGATTGAATTCTTGCGACATCTGTGAACGGACTGGGGGAGGCCTTGCTCGATGTGATCTTTGCCTTAAATCATTTCATGCAACATGTGCACAAGACGTCAAAGGATATAGCGTTCTGTTCAAAAAAGCAAATGTTAATGAAGACTATATGGGTCGATATATCTTAAATGCTGAAGAAAACGAGCGGTATGTTCTAAAACCGATTATTATATGCAGAGATCACGCACCTGATTCATTGcctgaaaaaaattatttccCACTGAGCTATCATATGGGTAATCAATTTATGATGGAATTGTACTGGAATGCTTTTAAGGAAGACACCTCTTTAAGCGATGTTGCGTCTCGTtatgaggaagaaaaacTCCTTCAAAGGCAACCAGACGCTATGCTAGTCAACTGCAAAGAAGATGGTTTATCTTGTGATAATGTTGCAGATATCCAAGATACCCGTATTTGCATGAATTGCGGGACGGATACTAGCATATTTTGGTATGAAGGGAATGTTTGTCATTTCTGTTCATGCCTCAAGGCTCAGCTCGAGGATGATACCAATTCTGCTGAATATAAAATTCCCGTGATTGTTCCAATCCCAAATGATGTCAAACTTTCGTTATTAGAAAATGTCGCCAAAGAATCGACAAAGACCATATAA
- the ITC1 gene encoding Itc1p (ancestral locus Anc_6.233), whose protein sequence is MVLYKRKPIILPPPKPLPSDLNMYVWHIDETGEWFPNYEEYVQRLDFYTRHHFTCEITGTSCLTFFEALDSEESQFKLVEEKFPLKLREPIARFLHFNGIRRLDALVEKVYAKFKNDFFPGEIVFLRRNKETTQNSTTSNGNSTSNSQNGTPQPPIEYLIEPGPPGSNTTTPNNATSQSHHLAQKPYIIKEKVQFNPTIDPVTQEVLVPGHAKYMLVEDDAESSSNNKSFVADQDQIYRDRSTFTKHLIKCFFKITLQRASTKMGSPWCVKREYLQMYGLTMDWPADMLKYKEDEVPLQILVPPDTISTKSTSATDDAAISNAGSNMVENVKSKKDKNKKRDDNLDETDIEMDNETQAPKPKRRRKNKVKEEESALDDQSGNTTKETNTFKKEESPTGTASTTHQPTPVSITSIMDDLLLPYQGPPPSFLQNLTYYNKNLECLPVTLHEVNNGVNSKFKRFYDFQKVLQVYQFINNFNNKLYISYFNLDEFITSLKCTDPYELKGEIVKVSLKSHESDSKGDNAISTEDDWQRNPKMRDMIRSRESEDISYIIQKDDPASDDVLDDFNNNGSALIIECFVSLIRLFVDEDGESTCVIIDDWLTDENDENEEEEEENSLLEKVLNYRNVNWVERLMKRQFNNGYWLIILLGILQDSSRIPKYGSFIKSFSSKIIPNDVSSTQLQKQLWRNFCRKLSLQDKLEALWILVDLASNSAIDIKNAVDDSMDLCTLIRSERFRVSRDLKAEQNILESMSEEDPNLQEQKKKVDILQNDKLILDKRLMENDLQRSKHIGTDRYGNRYFWLDLSGVPVEEFDPEHKSSYHTGRLWIQGPTESAAKFFLKITDEELNSWKKLSSEKNRVIATKEIFKLYRTEDGNYCTMENDQEIILVTSDGLINSSVELSPIQRKIIDETPECLLLDEHQWYSVEDVDDLNNIINWFETWGRREHDLLRQLKPIAHYLEASINIRNSALALNDSHDEELKLMKDLSENELTVSELGLDKISNIEATSTAEQENIKNEELEDSKLEQIENDLETIADDIMKLDDLSKTRKNINAIADLESQRDALLEEKQNIINSQSLGARILARSEKKRARLSRANKLKKQAEILTDLLNYRHYHNMEATMKWENQLAKKAWGTPLRKNASNKKGSNNIIETTDEKLTEILNETSRTSSPSLSTSGQ, encoded by the coding sequence ATGGTTTTATACAAGAGGAAACCCATCATATTGCCACCACCCAAACCATTACCGTCAGATCTAAACATGTATGTGTGGCACATAGATGAAACCGGTGAATGGTTCCCCAATTACGAAGAATATGTGCAAAGATTAGATTTTTATACGAGACATCACTTCACATGTGAGATTACTGGGACATCATGCCTAACTTTCTTTGAAGCATTGGACAGTGAAGAATCTCAATTTAAATTAGTGGAGGAAAAATTCCCATTGAAATTACGAGAACCTATTGCCAGATTCTTACATTTTAATGGAATTAGAAGATTAGATGCTCTAGTGGAAAAAGTGTACgccaaatttaaaaatgatttcTTCCCTGGAGAAATCGTATTcttaagaagaaataaggaaacaacgcaaaattcaacaacttCAAATGGAAATTCAACATCAAATTCTCAAAATGGAACGCCACAACCACCTATTGAATATCTGATAGAACCGGGACCACCAGGTTCAAATACAACGACACCGAACAATGCAACCTCACAATCTCATCATTTAGCTCAAAAACCATAcatcattaaagaaaaggTACAATTTAATCCAACCATTGATCCAGTAACACAGGAAGTCTTGGTACCGGGTCATGCTAAATATATGTTAGTGGAAGATGATGCAGAAAgttcatctaataataaatcttttgtCGCTGACCAAGATCAGATATATAGAGATCGTTCCACTTTTACTAAACATTTAATCAAATGCTTCTTTAAGATTACTTTACAAAGAGCATCTACAAAGATGGGATCACCTTGGTGTGTTAAGAGagaatatttacaaatgTATGGACTAACTATGGATTGGCCCGCCGATATGTTAAAGtataaagaagatgaagtcCCACTACAAATTCTAGTCCCACCTGATACCATCTCAACGAAATCCACATCAGCAACTGATGATGCAGCAATATCAAATGCAGGCAGTAACATGGTGGAAAATGTGAAATCTAAAAAGGAcaagaataaaaaaagaGATGACAATTTGGATGAAACTGATATTGAAATGGATAATGAAACTCAGGCACCAAAACCCAAAAGAAGACGGAAAAATAAAGtcaaagaggaagaatctGCTCTTGACGACCAATCTGGTAATACAAcgaaagaaacaaatacCTTTAAGAAGGAGGAAAGTCCGACGGGAACAGCATCTACCACACACCAACCAACACCAGTATCCATTACAAGTATCATGGATGATTTACTTCTCCCCTACCAGGGACCACCTCCATCATTTTTACAGAATCTCACTTATTACaacaaaaatttagaaTGTCTTCCGGTGACACTTCATGAAGTGAATAATGGGGTCAATTCCAAGTTTAAAAGATTTTATGATTTCCAAAAAGTTTTACAAGTTTAccaatttattaataattttaataacaAACTTTACATCTCATATTTCAATCTCGATGAATTTATAACGTCGTTAAAATGTACTGATCCGTACGAATTGAAAGGTGAAATCGTTAAAGTTTCATTGAAATCTCATGAATCTGATTCAAAAGGTGATAATGCCATCTCAACAGAAGATGATTGGCaaagaaatccaaaaatgAGAGATATGATACGTTCACGTGAATCAGAGGATATATCATACATAATCCAGAAAGATGACCCTGCTAGTGATGATGTACTAGATGATTTCAATAACAATGGATCCGCTTTAATTATCGAATGTTTTGTCAGCTTGATTCGTTTATTCGTTGATGAAGACGGAGAATCTACGTGCGTGATAATAGATGATTGGTTAACTGATgagaatgatgaaaatgaagaagaagaagaagaaaactcTCTCTTAGAAAAAGTTTTAAATTATAGAAATGTTAATTGGGTGGAAAGATTAATGAAACGACAATTCAATAACGGATACTGgttaataattcttctagGTATTCTTCAAGATAGCTCCAGGATACCTAAATATGGTTCATTCATCAAATCATTTAGCTCGaaaataattccaaatgATGTATCATCTACTCAACTACAAAAGCAATTATGGAGAAATTTTTGTAGAAAATTAAGCCTTCAAGATAAATTAGAAGCACTATGGATTCTTGTTGATTTAGCCTCAAATTCCGCCATTGATATCAAAAATGCTGTTGATGACTCCATGGATTTATGTACCCTCATTAGGAGTGAAAGGTTCCGTGTCTCAAGAGACCTTAAAGCagaacaaaatattctcGAGTCAATGAGTGAAGAGGATCCAAATTTACAGGAGCAAAAAAAGAAAGTAGATATTCTACAGAATGATAAGCTCATTTTAGACAAGAGACTGATGGAGAATGATTTACAGAGATCAAAACATATTGGTACCGATCGATATGGTAATAGATATTTTTGGTTGGATTTGTCAGGTGTCCCAGTAGAGGAATTCGATCCAGAACACAAGAGTTCGTACCATACGGGAAGATTATGGATTCAGGGACCGACAGAATCAGCCGCTAAATTTTTCTTAAAAATtacagatgaagaattgaacTCCTGGAAAAAACTATCATCTGAGAAAAATAGAGTAATTGCAACAaaagaaatcttcaaacTGTACAGGACTGAAGATGGTAACTATTGTACGATGGAAAATGaccaagaaattatattgGTCACTTCGGATGGTTTAATAAACTCGTCAGTTGAACTTTCACCAATCCAACGAAaaataattgatgaaaCACCAGAATGCCTCTTGCTTGATGAACACCAATGGTATTCAGTGGAAGATGTGGATGAtctaaataatataattaattGGTTTGAGACATGGGGGAGGAGGGAACATGATTTATTACGCCAACTGAAGCCAATTGCACATTATCTCGAGGCATCAATAAACATCAGAAACAGTGCACTTGCTCTGAACGATAGCCACGATGAGGAGCTAAAGTTGATGAAAGATTTGAGTGAGAATGAACTAACTGTCTCAGAATTAGGTTTAGATAAGATATCAAATATAGAAGCTACATCAACTGCAGAACAGGAGAATATAAAGAACGAGGAACTTGAAGATTCTAAGTTAGagcaaattgaaaatgacTTGGAAACCATAGCAGACGACATTATGAAACTTGATGATTTATCTaagacaagaaaaaatataaatgcCATTGCCGATTTGGAATCACAAAGAGATGCTTTGCTAGAagagaaacaaaatatcATAAATTCCCAGTCGCTTGGTGCTAGAATATTGGCACGTTcagagaagaagagagcTAGATTATCTAGAGCAAATAAGTTAAAGAAACAGGCTGAGATTTTGACTGATTTACTTAATTATAGACATTACCATAACATGGAGGCTACAATGAAGTGGGAGAACCAATTGGCGAAGAAAGCATGGGGGACTCCATTGCGAAAAAATGCATCAAATAAGAAAGGCTCCAATAATATCATCGAAACAActgatgaaaaattaacgGAAATTCTTAATGAAACCTCAAGAACATCGAGCCCATCACTTTCCACTTCAGGACAATAA